From Primulina tabacum isolate GXHZ01 chromosome 2, ASM2559414v2, whole genome shotgun sequence, one genomic window encodes:
- the LOC142537345 gene encoding growth-regulating factor 6-like isoform X1: MNGARSTFPFTAVQWQELEHQALVFKYMVSGMPIPPDLLFTVRRSLDPSVNALKFLPRHPQHCGWNGFEMGFGRKMDPEPGRCRRTDGKKWRCSKEAYPDSKYCERHMHRGRNRSRKPVEVNTVNASSISKNKHSFSSSNLESHFLYPHLGSTRPAAGVCFPSSQGNTDNLFMESNASSNPPPKDFRNSYEQGIILTMGSSVSQMKHEEYSWDVSSNVNQPKKMMHHFLDEHPHKKDTDFSWPSNTEGKMATQETTQLSISAAPNSLHDFFMTNKW; the protein is encoded by the exons ATGAATGGTGCGAGAAGTACATTCCCTTTTACCGCAGTTCAATGGCAAGAACTTGAACACCAAGCTCTTGTTTTCAAGTACATGGTTTCAGGAATGCCCATCCCGCCAGATCTCCTCTTCACCGTTAGAAGAAGTTTGGATCCTTCTGTTAATGCCTTAAAGTTCCTCCCCCGCCATCCACAACATT GTGGATGGAATGGTTTTGAAATGGGATTTGGAAGAAAAATGGATCCAGAACCAGGGAGGTGTAGAAGAACGGATGGGAAGAAGTGGAGGTGCTCAAAAGAGGCGTATCCTGATTCCAAATACTGTGAAAGACACATGCACAGGGGCAGAAACCGTTCAAGAAAGCCTGTGGAAGTTAATACAGTAAACGCATCATCCATCTCCAAAAACAAACACTCTTTTTCTTCATCTAATCTTGAATCCCACTTTCTTTATCCGCACTTGGGCTCCACTAGGCCTGCTGCAGGGGTTTGCTTTCCATCATCTCAAGGAAACACAGATAATTTGTTCATGGAATCCAACGCTTCTTCCAATCCACCACCCAAAGATTTCAG GAACAGTTACGAACAAGGAATAATTCTTACAATGGGTTCATCAGTGTCCCAAATGAAACACGAAGAATATTCTTGGGATGTGTCTTCGAACGTTAATCAGCCCAAGAAAATGATGCATCATTTTCTTGATGAACACCCACACAAAAAAGACACTGATTTTTCTTGGCCAAGTAATACTGAGGGAAAAATGGCAACCCAAGAGACTACTCAGCTCTCTATTTCTGCAGCACCAAACTCTTTGCATGACTTCTTCATGACAAATAAATGGTAA
- the LOC142537345 gene encoding growth-regulating factor 6-like isoform X2, translating into MNGARSTFPFTAVQWQELEHQALVFKYMVSGMPIPPDLLFTVRRSLDPSVNALKFLPRHPQHCGWNGFEMGFGRKMDPEPGRCRRTDGKKWRCSKEAYPDSKYCERHMHRGRNRSRKPVEVNTVNASSISKNKHSFSSSNLESHFLYPHLGSTRPAAGVCFPSSQGNTDNLFMESNASSNPPPKDFRNSYEQGIILTMGSSVSQMKHEEYSWDVSSNVNQPKKMMHHFLDEHPHKKDTDFSWPSNTEGKMATQETTQLSISAAPNSLHDFFMTNK; encoded by the exons ATGAATGGTGCGAGAAGTACATTCCCTTTTACCGCAGTTCAATGGCAAGAACTTGAACACCAAGCTCTTGTTTTCAAGTACATGGTTTCAGGAATGCCCATCCCGCCAGATCTCCTCTTCACCGTTAGAAGAAGTTTGGATCCTTCTGTTAATGCCTTAAAGTTCCTCCCCCGCCATCCACAACATT GTGGATGGAATGGTTTTGAAATGGGATTTGGAAGAAAAATGGATCCAGAACCAGGGAGGTGTAGAAGAACGGATGGGAAGAAGTGGAGGTGCTCAAAAGAGGCGTATCCTGATTCCAAATACTGTGAAAGACACATGCACAGGGGCAGAAACCGTTCAAGAAAGCCTGTGGAAGTTAATACAGTAAACGCATCATCCATCTCCAAAAACAAACACTCTTTTTCTTCATCTAATCTTGAATCCCACTTTCTTTATCCGCACTTGGGCTCCACTAGGCCTGCTGCAGGGGTTTGCTTTCCATCATCTCAAGGAAACACAGATAATTTGTTCATGGAATCCAACGCTTCTTCCAATCCACCACCCAAAGATTTCAG GAACAGTTACGAACAAGGAATAATTCTTACAATGGGTTCATCAGTGTCCCAAATGAAACACGAAGAATATTCTTGGGATGTGTCTTCGAACGTTAATCAGCCCAAGAAAATGATGCATCATTTTCTTGATGAACACCCACACAAAAAAGACACTGATTTTTCTTGGCCAAGTAATACTGAGGGAAAAATGGCAACCCAAGAGACTACTCAGCTCTCTATTTCTGCAGCACCAAACTCTTTGCATGACTTCTTCATGACAAATAAATG a
- the LOC142528342 gene encoding small ribosomal subunit protein uS3x-like: MATQMSKKRKFVADGVFFAELNEVLMRELAEDGYSGVEVRVTPMRTEIIIRATRTQNVLGEKGRRIRELTSVVQKRFKFPENSVELYAEKVNNRGLCAIAQAESLRYKLLGGLAVRRACYGVLRFVMESGAKGCEVIVSGKLRAQRAKSMKFKDGYMISSGQPVKEYIDSAVRHVLLRQGVLGIKVKIMLDWDPKGKQGPMTPLPDLVTIHPPKEEEVFRSTPVQTTEVEV, encoded by the exons ATGGCTACTCAGATGAGCAAGAAGCGAAAG TTTGTGGCTGATGGAGTGTTCTTTGCGGAGCTAAACGAGGTGTTGATGCGTGAGCTCGCCGAGGATGGGTACTCTGGGGTGGAGGTCAGAGTCACTCCCATGAGGACGGAGATTATCATCCGTGCAACGCGCACACAGAATGTTCTCG GCGAGAAGGGGAGGAGGATTAGGGAGCTTACCTCTGTAGTACAGAAGAGGTTCAAGTTTCCAGAGAACAGCGTTGAGTTGTATGCTGAGAAGGTGAACAACAGGGGGCTGTGTGCCATTGCGCAGGCCGAGTCCCTTCGATATAAGCTCCTTGGTGGCCTTGCTGTCAGGCG GGCGTGCTATGGTGTGTTAAGATTTGTTATGGAGAGTGGAGCCAAGGGTTGTGAG GTAATTGTTAGTGGAAAATTGAGGGCTCAACGCGCTAAATCGATGAAGTTCAAAGATGGCTACATGATTTCGTCTGGTCAGCCAGTCAAAGAATATATCGACTCTGCTGTGAGACATGTTCTGCTTAGACAG GGAGTACTTGGTATCAAGGTTAAAATCATGCTTGACTGGGATCCGAAAGGAAAGCAAGGTCCTATGACTCCTCTACCTGACCTTGTCACGATTCATCCTCCAAAGGAGGAAGAAGTTTTCAGGTCGACGCCAGTTCAAACAACTGAGGTTGAAGTTTGA
- the LOC142537434 gene encoding protein Brevis radix-like 4, translated as MPHYFFTMQSRNLFQQDIRSQPTIPNPINEPIWLQILPQQTAKLLSNTSTNSPNSNQEAQAEEAHTRLVNRDRTAPFYLFQPLQPLSRTQLPSTVVAAPIPVTARSVSGEERRATGSGLVFCCRIVMIFRTEGNAYMHGAFEWLPTCSVTARPTRISRRSSRRGARVTSAAGEPEKSCRALYRRTWSSSSGRKELEARLKVISSGDGTPASASGRRVEPVVFVEECEPKEWVAQVEPGVLITFFSLPKGGNDLKRVRFSQEMFNKWQAHRWWTENCEKVMELYNVQTLNRQPFPLPTTPRSEDDTSSKTRSISENPLLREQQPHTSDAQNGTVNGHFSESLDHDYAHDSRAYINESNGTVGKTPKCSSTSGCVKTEISSSTRTRSFGDHVDQSGERSLNNGSYLESEWIEHDEPGVHLTIRALPDGRKELRSVRFSREKFKEMQAKLWWEENRARINKQYL; from the exons ATGCCTCACTATTTCTTCACTATGCAGTCAAGAAATCTATTTCAACAAGATATTAGAAGTCAACCCACAATCCCTAATCCCATAAACGAACCT ATATGGCTTCAAATACTACCTCAACAAACAGCAAAACTACTAAGTAATACAAGCACAAACTCACCTAATTCGAACCAAGAAGCACAAGCAGAGGAAGCTCACACACGGCTCGTTAACAGGGATCGAACTGCTCCTTTCTACCTGTTCCAGCCTCTACAACCGTTGTCCAGAACTCAGCTACCTTCTACGGTGGTTGCTGCTCCGATTCCGGTGACTGCACGATCCGTTTCTGGTGAGGAAAGAAGGGCGACAG GATCTGGGTTAGTTTTCTGTTGCAGAATTGTCATGATCTTTAGAACAGAGGGCAATGCTTACATGCATGGCGCATTCGAGTG GCTTCCGACGTGTAGCGTCACTGCACGCCCTACGCGGATCAGCCGGCGGAGCAGCAGAAGAGGAGCCCGCGTAACTTCAGCGGCAGGGGAGCCTGAAAAATCCTGCCGGGCTTTGTACAGGCGGACATGGAGCTCAAGCTCGGGAAGGAAGGAGCTAGAAGCGAGGCTGAAGGTGATCTCAAGCGGCGACGGGACACCGGCTTCGGCGAGTGGCCGCCGAGTGGAGCCGGTCGTCTTCGTGGAAGAGTGCGAACCGAAAGAGTGGGTGGCTCAGGTCGAACCGGGAGTTTTAATTACCTTTTTTTCCTTGCCTAAAGGTGGGAATGATCTCAAGCGAGTCCGATTCAG TCAAGAAATGTTCAACAAATGGCAAGCTCATCGGTGGTGGACGGAAAACTGTGAAAAGGTGATGGAGCTGTACAACGTGCAGACGTTGAATCGTCAACCTTTCCCTCTTCCGACAACTCCTAGATCAGAAGATGACACGAGTTCAAAGACACGATCTATTAGTGAAAACCCTTTACTAAGAGAGCAACAACCTCATACATCAGATGCACAGAATGGAACAGTTAACGGACACTTTTCAGAATCATTAGACCATGACTATGCACATGATTCTCGGGCTTACATTAATGAATCTAATGGTACTGTTGGCAAAACTCCAAAATGCTCCAGCACTAGCGGCTGCGTTAAGACAGAAATATCATCTTCCACGAGGACTAGGTCTTTTGGAGATCATGTCGACCAGTCTGGAGAGAGATCATTAAACAACGGCAGTTATTTGGAATCGGAATGGATCGAACACGATGAGCCTGGTGTGCATCTAACCATCAGAGCTCTGCCTGATGGTAGAAAAGAACTTAGAAGTGTCAGATTCAG CCGAGAGAAGTTCAAGGAGATGCAGGCTAAGCTGTGGTGGGAAGAGAATAGAGCAAggataaacaaacaatacttgTGA
- the LOC142528359 gene encoding nuclear transcription factor Y subunit A-7-like has translation MDKTSSEDQCASSGSARDKSCENHGNYVKPSLFFCNPNFSFNVSQAEINQPMIPYIYSDPFGGVFTAYGAHTMIHPHLMGPTSGRVPLPADLPEDGPIYVNAKQYHGILRRRQTRAKLEAQNKLVRSRKPYLHESRHMHALKRIRGSGGRFLSTKKPHQYESHSLASSQNVDTSCRDMHQFETNEHSTPLTNEGAGTNTIYQQPPDSRFSSTHVAVPVVGSGGLMYNGNRHFASVVQ, from the exons ATGGACAAGACAAGTTCTGAAGATCAATGTGCTTCGTCAGGCTCTG CCAGAGATAAAAGCTGTGAGAACCATGGAAATTATGTGAAGCCTTCTCTGTTTTTCTGCAATCCCAATTTTTCCTTCAACGTTTCTCAAGCTGAAATCAACCAACCTATG ATTCCGTATATTTACTCTGACCCGTTCGGTGGGGTATTTACTGCCTATGGAGCTCATACAATG ATTCATCCTCACTTGATGGGGCCAACCTCCGGTCGAGTTCCACTGCCTGCTGATCTTCCCGAGGATGGTCCCATATATGTCAATGCTAAACAGTACCATGGAATTCTTCGTAGGAGACAGACACGCGCAAAGCTTGAGGCTCAAAACAAACTTGTCAGAAGTAGGAAA CCATATCTGCATGAGTCTAGACATATGCACGCATTGAAAAGGATCCGTGGCTCTGGTGGACGTTTTCTAAGCACCAAAAAGCCTCACCAGTACGAGTCTCATAGCCTTGCCAGCTCTCAGAATGTAGATACTTCGTGTCGGGACATGCATCAATTTGAAACTAACGAGCATAGTACTCCCCTCACAAATGAAGGTGCAGGAACCAATACAATCTACCAGCAACCACCAGATAGCAGGTTTTCGAGCACCCATGTGGCTGTTCCCGTTGTGGGCAGTGGTGGCCTCATGTACAATGGGAATCGGCACTTTGCTTCAGTTGTCCAGTGA
- the LOC142528351 gene encoding threonine synthase 1, chloroplastic-like, whose translation MAASQLLNSSVLHRRFKAVPTMKCTATPSVASPPSSPPPPPLTLQFSAKYVPFTSISTNVPTLESYSLDEVVYRSRDGGLLDVQHDMNALKQFDGQYWKTLFDSRVGTTKWPYGSGVWSKKEWVLPELDNDDIVSAFEGNSNLFWAERFGKRHLGMNDLWVKHCGISHTGSFKDLGMTVLVSQVNRLRKMNRPLVGVGCASTGDTSAALSAYCAAANIPSIVILPADKISMAQLVQPIANGAFVLSVDSDFDGCMKLIREVTNELPIYLANSLNSLRLEGQKTAAIEILQQFDWQVPDWVIVPGGNLGNIYTFYKGFKMCQELGLVDRIPGLVCAQSHNANPLFLHYKSGWKEFKPVKAETTYASAIQIGDPVSIDRAVYALKNSNGIVEEATEEELMDAMALADSTGMFICPHTGVAMAALIKLRRDGIIHPTDRTVVISTAHGLKFTESKIDYHSKGIKEMACRYSNSPVNVKADFGSVMDELQKFLSRC comes from the coding sequence ATGGCTGCCTCTCAACTCTTAAATTCTTCTGTCCTCCACCGCCGCTTCAAAGCGGTACCCACTATGAAATGCACCGCCACACCGTCGGTCGCTTCTCCGCCGTCGTCCCCACCGCCACCTCCACTCACACTTCAATTCTCCGCAAAGTACGTCCCTTTCACCTCCATATCCACGAACGTTCCCACCTTGGAATCGTACTCCCTCGACGAAGTAGTATACAGGAGCCGCGACGGCGGCCTCCTAGACGTGCAGCACGACATGAATGCTCTGAAGCAATTCGATGGCCAATACTGGAAGACCCTTTTCGACTCTCGCGTGGGAACCACCAAGTGGCCCTATGGCTCCGGCGTTTGGTCCAAGAAGGAATGGGTCCTACCGGAACTCGATAACGACGACATCGTCAGCGCATTCGAGGGAAACTCCAATCTTTTCTGGGCCGAGAGATTCGGCAAGAGACATCTTGGGATGAATGATTTATGGGTCAAACACTGTGGCATTAGTCACACCGGCAGTTTCAAGGATTTGGGCATGACTGTTTTGGTCAGCCAAGTCAACAGACTGCGGAAAATGAACCGTCCGTTAGTTGGTGTCGGCTGCGCTTCCACCGGAGACACCTCAGCGGCCCTCTCAGCCTACTGCGCGGCCGCCAATATACCATCTATAGTCATATTGCCCGCCGACAAGATTTCCATGGCCCAATTAGTTCAACCAATCGCGAATGGTGCGTTTGTGCTCAGCGTTGACTCAGATTTTGATGGTTGTATGAAATTAATCCGCGAAGTCACAAATGAGTTACCCATATACTTAGCTAATTCTTTGAACAGTTTAAGATTGGAAGGTCAAAAAACCGCAGCCATTGAAATATTACAGCAATTCGACTGGCAAGTTCCGGACTGGGTAATTGTCCCTGGAGGAAACTTGGGCAACATTTATACATTCTACAAAGGCTTCAAAATGTGCCAAGAATTAGGCCTAGTGGACCGGATTCCAGGGCTTGTTTGTGCTCAATCCCACAACGCAAATCCATTGTTCTTACACTACAAATCAGGGTGGAAAGAATTCAAACCAGTAAAAGCCGAAACTACCTATGCATCCGCTATACAGATTGGTGACCCTGTCTCCATCGACAGAGCAGTCTATGCTCTCAAGAATTCGAATGGGATCGTGGAGGAAGCTACAGAGGAGGAACTAATGGATGCAATGGCGTTGGCAGATTCAACAGGAATGTTTATTTGCCCCCATACCGGAGTAGCCATGGCAGCATTAATCAAGCTTAGGCGGGATGGCATTATTCATCCGACAGATAGGACTGTTGTCATTAGCACCGCGCACGGATTGAAATTTACAGAGTCAAAGATTGATTACCATTCCAAGGGGATCAAGGAGATGGCCTGTCGGTATTCGAATTCCCCGGTGAATGTGAAGGCGGACTTTGGATCAGTCATGGATGAGCTCCAGAAGTTCTTGTCAAGATGTTGA
- the LOC142528369 gene encoding uncharacterized protein LOC142528369 isoform X2 has translation MDQNATIEEGKGRNDLELISSVSDKQSDLFRPSVRYYSTFKAVDVADREKGRYALIRDDENSQVGTYDKPLPCFGCGIGWFSFLVGFLCPVMWYYATILYFGNYYHKDPRERAGLAASAISALACSVLLFIITIILLV, from the exons ATGGATCAGA ATGCTACTATTGAGGAGGGAAAGGGTAGAAATGACCTCGAActtatcagttcagtttcagataAGCAATCCGATCTTTTCAGACCATCAGTTCGATATTATTCCACGTTTAAAG CTGTGGATGTTGCGGACCGGGAAAAAGGCAGATATGCTCTAATTAGAGATGACGAAAACTCTCAAGTAGGAACATACGACAAACCTCTTCCATGCTTTGGCTGTGGAATTGGATGGTTTTC TTTTCTAGTTGGTTTTTTATGCCCTGTGATGTGGTATTATGCTACAATCTTATACTTCGGAAATTACTATCACAAGGATCCCAGGGAACGGGCTGGGCTTGCTGCTTCCGCAATTTCT GCATTGGCGTGCTCCGTGTTATTGTTCATAATCACCATTATTCTGCTTGTCTAG
- the LOC142528369 gene encoding uncharacterized protein LOC142528369 isoform X4 yields MDQTVDVADREKGRYALIRDDENSQVGTYDKPLPCFGCGIGWFSFLVGFLCPVMWYYATILYFGNYYHKDPRERAGLAASAISALACSVLLFIITIILLV; encoded by the exons ATGGATCAGA CTGTGGATGTTGCGGACCGGGAAAAAGGCAGATATGCTCTAATTAGAGATGACGAAAACTCTCAAGTAGGAACATACGACAAACCTCTTCCATGCTTTGGCTGTGGAATTGGATGGTTTTC TTTTCTAGTTGGTTTTTTATGCCCTGTGATGTGGTATTATGCTACAATCTTATACTTCGGAAATTACTATCACAAGGATCCCAGGGAACGGGCTGGGCTTGCTGCTTCCGCAATTTCT GCATTGGCGTGCTCCGTGTTATTGTTCATAATCACCATTATTCTGCTTGTCTAG
- the LOC142528369 gene encoding uncharacterized protein LOC142528369 isoform X3, producing the protein MDQRPAVDVADREKGRYALIRDDENSQVGTYDKPLPCFGCGIGWFSFLVGFLCPVMWYYATILYFGNYYHKDPRERAGLAASAISALACSVLLFIITIILLV; encoded by the exons ATGGATCAGA GACCAGCTGTGGATGTTGCGGACCGGGAAAAAGGCAGATATGCTCTAATTAGAGATGACGAAAACTCTCAAGTAGGAACATACGACAAACCTCTTCCATGCTTTGGCTGTGGAATTGGATGGTTTTC TTTTCTAGTTGGTTTTTTATGCCCTGTGATGTGGTATTATGCTACAATCTTATACTTCGGAAATTACTATCACAAGGATCCCAGGGAACGGGCTGGGCTTGCTGCTTCCGCAATTTCT GCATTGGCGTGCTCCGTGTTATTGTTCATAATCACCATTATTCTGCTTGTCTAG
- the LOC142528369 gene encoding uncharacterized protein LOC142528369 isoform X1 — protein sequence MDQNATIEEGKGRNDLELISSVSDKQSDLFRPSVRYYSTFKGPAVDVADREKGRYALIRDDENSQVGTYDKPLPCFGCGIGWFSFLVGFLCPVMWYYATILYFGNYYHKDPRERAGLAASAISALACSVLLFIITIILLV from the exons ATGGATCAGA ATGCTACTATTGAGGAGGGAAAGGGTAGAAATGACCTCGAActtatcagttcagtttcagataAGCAATCCGATCTTTTCAGACCATCAGTTCGATATTATTCCACGTTTAAAG GACCAGCTGTGGATGTTGCGGACCGGGAAAAAGGCAGATATGCTCTAATTAGAGATGACGAAAACTCTCAAGTAGGAACATACGACAAACCTCTTCCATGCTTTGGCTGTGGAATTGGATGGTTTTC TTTTCTAGTTGGTTTTTTATGCCCTGTGATGTGGTATTATGCTACAATCTTATACTTCGGAAATTACTATCACAAGGATCCCAGGGAACGGGCTGGGCTTGCTGCTTCCGCAATTTCT GCATTGGCGTGCTCCGTGTTATTGTTCATAATCACCATTATTCTGCTTGTCTAG